Below is a genomic region from Ancylothrix sp. D3o.
CAGGAGATTTATTAATTGTGAGAAGAGGTGCTAAAGCAACGATCCGCTGCCCCAACGGGCAAAAATGGCCTTTACCAGAAGGCGTTTCTGGCGCTATTAACGGCTGTCGAATGGGTTCCACCGGCGATCCCCGCCTTCCAGTACCCCGCACCCTTGTGAGCGAAAATAACCCCTTTATTATCAGCCCCCGACAAACCGCCTTACTCAACGACCGGCTGGTTTTGCGGTGGAATCCAGTGGCTGGGGTGAAGACTTATACAGTTAAACTGCGTGATAGTGCCGGTCTGAAATGGGAAACTGAAGTGAGCGAAAATCAAATTATATATAATGGCTCTCCATTACAGCCCGGAGAAAGATATACTCTAAGTGTGCGAGCAGAGAGCCCCACCACCTCCGAAAACGAATCGACAATTTTTTGGCTATTGGACGAAAAAACCGACCAAGCTGTGCGAGAAAAAATTGCAGCCGTTGACCGGCAGGCATTACCAAGCGACGCAAAAGCCTTAGCAAAAGCCAATATTTACAGCAAATACCGACTGTTTGCCGCCGCCATTGAAGTTCTCGAAACCTCAGCAGCCGGTGGAAACTCAACCGCCTCTTTTTCCCAAATGTTGAGCGCGCTTTATGAACAAGTAGGCTTAAATAGCGGATTTGTTGCTCGCAGATAGGATTTTTGATATTTAATTTTTGATGGGTGCATATTAGATTTTGGATTTTAAATTTGAGATGCGTTAATTCCTTAATTTTGGATTTTAAAAGCCTCTCCCCCATTAGGTTGTAGCGTTTTGCTCTCTCTGTTTTTGCACAGAAAATGCTATCAATAGCATTGAAAGGTCGTTGTAATACCGCTTAATGAAGTCCCAATCTCCCCTCCTCCGCTCACTTTTGACTATCTTTTGGCTGATTTTTTTGAGTAATTCTCACACTTTAAAAACGGCGGCCACCCCCCTCTCATTTACTAAAAGTGAGAAAAAAAGTCAAATACCGATAACAATTGCTAAAAACAATTATTTTCAAATCAGCCAAACAACGGCCAACCAACTGCCCTCTATCAAGGCAGAAACATCAGCTATCTTCTTATTTCCAAATTCCCCATTAATTACCGAAAAATTTAACACAAAAAATAACCATTTATTAAACCCAAACTTCAGCCCCTCAAACCCCCATAACTCCACTCAAAAGCCCCCCCAGACTGAATTAAACGAAAATTATCAAGCCGATGCCGGTGAACCCCCCAGCCTGCGTTTTGCCCCCCAATCAAAACAAAATTTTGCCCCAAGCATTTCCGTTTCCATGCCCTTTGCAAATGGCTTTTCTTGGGGGAATGCCGGCATCGGTTTAGGCTTACAATCTCGCACCCGCTATACCAACAGCCCCGACGGAGGTTTAGGCATTGGCATAGGTTTAGGAAACCCACAAACCCACCTTGGTTTTGATGTCGTCGCCTCAATTTTAGATTTGTCAGATTTTGGCAGTCGCGGCTCATTAAGCTTTAAAATCCACCGAAATTTCGACAATGATTTAGCCATAGCCGTTGGCTTACAAAATGCAATTATTTGGGGTTATACCGATGCCGGCACCAGTGTTTATGGAGTCGTTACAAAAACCTTTCGCACCTCAGCAAATACCAGTGATTTTTTAAGTTCCATCGTTGTTTCTGCCGGCCTCGGTGGCGGACAATTTCGACCAGAATCCGACATAAATAATAATATAGAATCAGTCGGCGTTTTTGGTTCCGTTGCCCTGCGCGTAGTTGAACCCCTCAACGCTATTGCCGAATGGACAGGGCAAGATTTAACCTTGGGATTATCTTACGTTCCCTTTGCCAACACACCTTTAATCATTACCGGCGGCGTAACCGATCTCACCGGCAATGCAGGAGATGGTAGCCGATACCTTTTAAGACTTGGTTATTTATTTACTTTTTAACTTCTATGAATTCCCTCAAAACCTTCTTCAAACTAGCTTTAATTACCTGTTTTATTATCCTGATCATTCATCCTTTATCCGCAACCACCCCTCGTTTCCAAGCCCCACCAAAAAATAGCCATATCGAAACTATTTCTCCAATAAGAAATACCTCTTTTTACCCCAAAAAAGTAAAAAATGAGCCTCCGTCTCCAACCAAAACAGAACTGTTAATTAGCCAAAATGGCAATATGTCTGATGGCACCGGCCCAACCTTAACAGAAAGTGGTATTTTGCCTTCAGAACCCGGTCAAAATATCTCCCGTGCAGATTTTGAAACCAGTATTCAAACCGCCGCATCAATTGACGCCGCCTTACAACTTTTTGAGCAATACCAATCAGCCGAATTTGGGCAATATTTCAATAAACGCTTAATTGGTAAAACCCCAACAATCAGCCAAATTAGGCAAATTTTGTGTCAACTGGGGCGAGTCACCGGCACAAAGCCGGCCTTAATTTATGTCGGATCTTTCTCCGAAGAATTGCGAATTTTATATGTTGTACCAACACAGACAAATAATTGCAGCCTTAACAAAGAAGAAAAAGAAAAAGCCGGAGAAAAAATCATTACTTTAACCAATAAAAACCAAATCAAAGAAATTGTAAGCACTTGGCGAGAAGAAATTTCCCTTGCTCCCCTCAGTCAGAATTACGGTTCCTTAGAATCATCTCAAAAAGTCTATAATTTGATAATTAAGCCCCTAGAAAGTATTTTTCAAAACAACCAAATCGACACCTTAGTATTTACAATGGATGCCGGTTT
It encodes:
- a CDS encoding CHAT domain-containing protein, whose product is MNSLKTFFKLALITCFIILIIHPLSATTPRFQAPPKNSHIETISPIRNTSFYPKKVKNEPPSPTKTELLISQNGNMSDGTGPTLTESGILPSEPGQNISRADFETSIQTAASIDAALQLFEQYQSAEFGQYFNKRLIGKTPTISQIRQILCQLGRVTGTKPALIYVGSFSEELRILYVVPTQTNNCSLNKEEKEKAGEKIITLTNKNQIKEIVSTWREEISLAPLSQNYGSLESSQKVYNLIIKPLESIFQNNQIDTLVFTMDAGLRSIPLAALHDGKQFLIQKYSLALIPSFGLTDTRYIDVRNLPILAMGASEFEDAISLPAVPVELAKILTPPWRGIALLNEDFTLEKLREVYQKQRFRILHLATHGKFVPGDVSQSFIQLRNEKLRLDQVGEVAEELKWPAPPPVEMLVLSACETALGDQPELGFAGLAVQAGVKSAVASLWQVDDVATLALMSEFYGQLSKTPLKSQALRQTQLAMLQGKVRIENNQLFLSEGKPVNLPPNVAGTEKLDFSHPHYWAGFTLIGNWN
- a CDS encoding fibronectin type III domain-containing protein, translated to MKRTFSLAIYLSLILCTVTHSSRPNPVIAQPIKPAFSATGGLQLIEVSGEVFLHRVGEESIRRLNLNSEILPGDLLIVRRGAKATIRCPNGQKWPLPEGVSGAINGCRMGSTGDPRLPVPRTLVSENNPFIISPRQTALLNDRLVLRWNPVAGVKTYTVKLRDSAGLKWETEVSENQIIYNGSPLQPGERYTLSVRAESPTTSENESTIFWLLDEKTDQAVREKIAAVDRQALPSDAKALAKANIYSKYRLFAAAIEVLETSAAGGNSTASFSQMLSALYEQVGLNSGFVARR